In Flavobacterium endoglycinae, one DNA window encodes the following:
- a CDS encoding aspartyl/asparaginyl beta-hydroxylase domain-containing protein, with translation MNPSSCQLPISFSIEKLQNDLVTCETNLWTPHFNTYRYEGKWTSVSLRSQSGLETDILSFPDKEYKNTPLLDSCPYFKEIMDWFQCEKEAVRLLRLGPDSEIKEHVDNDTSYEDGFFRIHVPIITNSEVYFYVDQKLVPMKMGECWYANFQLPHSVQNKSSEPRIHLTLDCIRNEWSDALFAKMGFDIHYKPPTEYSDEVKKRMIEELSRNPSDINAALIAKLQSNLTV, from the coding sequence ATGAATCCTTCTTCCTGCCAGCTGCCGATTTCTTTTTCAATCGAAAAATTGCAAAATGATTTAGTAACCTGCGAAACCAATTTATGGACACCGCATTTTAATACCTATCGGTATGAAGGTAAATGGACCAGTGTTTCCCTGCGTTCGCAGTCAGGATTAGAAACCGATATTCTTTCTTTTCCAGATAAAGAATATAAAAATACGCCTCTGCTGGACAGCTGTCCTTATTTTAAAGAAATAATGGATTGGTTTCAATGTGAAAAAGAAGCAGTGAGATTATTAAGACTTGGACCTGACAGCGAGATTAAAGAACATGTAGATAATGATACTTCTTATGAAGATGGTTTTTTTAGAATTCACGTTCCTATTATCACCAATTCTGAAGTATATTTTTATGTCGATCAAAAATTAGTTCCTATGAAAATGGGCGAGTGCTGGTACGCAAATTTCCAATTGCCACATAGTGTACAGAATAAGAGTTCTGAGCCAAGAATTCATCTCACACTAGATTGTATACGAAACGAATGGTCTGATGCATTGTTTGCTAAAATGGGTTTTGATATACATTATAAACCGCCAACAGAATATTCAGACGAGGTTAAAAAGCGAATGATCGAAGAGCTTTCTAGAAATCCATCGGATATTAATGCTGCACTTATTGCTAAACTTCAATCAAATTTAACTGTATAA